tattttttcactGGTAGATCAAAAAATGACCAGCTACaacattttcatattttataGCATTGCATAAAACTGTCGCATCCATGGAGAGAGAAAAAATGGGAATGTATAGAGAGCTCTAAGATACATCGTTTCATTTGCTCCACTATGTTTTGTATAATTGGTTGATAAATAGGCTAGGAATATTTGCATCCCTTGAAATAGATTTAGAGTGTGTAATGTTGTTGAATGGTATCAATGTCAAGACCCTTCAACTTCACCACAGACTCAACATGTCCCTTGAGTGTATGAAGCTCTTTCAGCCTAGCAGCCTCGGCGCGTCTCTTGGCTTGTTCTGCCATATCAGATGATTGTTcatggtgattgttgttgttcataTGTGATTCTGGAACTTTAAGACCGTGGAGCGTGCGTTGTGCCAGTGCCCATTGAGCTTCCCTCTCGCCTTTTCCGTAGTCCTTCTTGGTTGTGAATGCGGTCTAAAATcaatcaaaccaaacacaaaatcACTCATTGCGTTTATATTTACTAACAGACGCAGACGCAGACACATGACACGTTTCAGACACCAGACATAAATGTTTGCACTAGTACATAAAATTTATGAAGCAAGTTTATGTGTAGACCTTATTGTCGAGCATGTTGTCCCATGCCCTTCCGGACAATCCTAATCGGATCATGAATTTAAGGATGTCGAGAGGAATGTAAGTAACAATGCTGAAGATCCAGATAGCTCCTGCCCATCCCCAACCAATGCCATTGATTCTTGCAAATCCCCAATGTGCATACACAGCAATGACAGTGGCCACCTAAGTTCAACATTTCACAAATTTCAATTAAGGCTAATTTCAACTCACAAGTTTTTTGagattttattttactaaaaagACTAACCAGTTGTGCAGCAAAGAAGGCTGCGAGAAGCAAAAAGCCGGGGCGTTCGACGTAAGACCAACTCCTTGACCTTGTCACAAAGATGAGTGCTTGACTGATAATACTGACTTGAAGGTAGAGAGCTGAGTTAAGATGACCGTTACTGTCTCCGATTGGCTTCACACCGAAAACTCTCTGAAACAAAAAACGAGAGGAAACAATGAAACAATTTTTATATGCTAAAACGACAGTATTGAATTTGGAACTGGTAGAATTACTTACGGTGAAGAAATCGGTGTCATGAACTAAATAGAAGAACACAACAGTGATAATGGCCATGTAAGATCCAAGAACAATTCCAGTGGCAAAGATTTCTTTGAGTTTCCATGAATCGGGCACTGGTGATGGCTTCACTCTATCCTTAGAGATGGTCATGATGGTTCCGTCATTCAAGATGGCAATGATGAGGACCATGAAGGGTGAGAAATCAAACTTCCAGATCAAAGCAACAAGCATGAATCCAAACACGATACGGATGGTGATAGAAACAGCATAGATTGTGTAGTTTTTCATCCTTTGGAAGATGGCTCTGCTAGTTAACACAGCACTCACAATCACACTTAGTCCTGGCTCTGTCAAAACAATGTCAGAAGCACTCCTTGCAGCATCAGTTGCATCAGCAACAGCGATACCGATGTCTGCTTTCTTCAATGCGGGTGCATCGTTCACACCATCACCAGTCATACCGCAGATGTGTTTTCTATCTTGCAGCCTCTTCACAATCTCGTACTTGTGTTCTGTATATATATCACGTAAACATGAAGTGTTAGTTAAGTGGTAAGAATTTGAATTTGTAACCGCGAGGAATAGAGTTCAATGAGATTAGATTACCAGGGAAGACTCCGGCAAATCCATCAGCCTTCTCAATGAGATCGTCAATTGGGATTGATGCAATGGCGGGGTCCTTGTTATCACCAAGAAGGGATGATGAAGGATACATGTTGGTTCCCATTCCGAGTCTGCGACCGGTTTCTTTTCCAATGGCAAGTTGGTCACCAGTGATCATCTTAACATTAACACCAAGGTCAAGAGCACGTCGAATAGTCTCGGCACTGTCATGTCTAGGAGGGTCAAAGAGTGGCATGAGACCCAAAAACTCCCATGCATCTCCTTCACTCTCCTTGGTCTTTTCTGAAACAGTCTATTAACCAAAAACAAGTGTTTGTAAGATACATAATTTGCGCGACATAGTTACTACACCAAATTCAAAGTAACTAGACCCTTTACTCACCTGGCGAGAAACAGCCAATGAACGCAGACCTCGTTCAGCAAACTGATCAATGATTTTGTGGGCCTTTTTCAAAGTCTCTCCCTTGAGTTCACAAAGCTCAATAATCTGATATAAAAGATGCATGGCTAGTCAATAATCTTTACGATTCTAGTAAAACACTACTAAAATGTTACATCGGTGTAACTTGATCCCTACTCTATTATACACACACATAATATTTGCAAGTTAAATGAATCCCTTACTTGTTCAGGAGCACCCTTGCTGCATCTATGCCAATTTCCCTCGCCATCAATGTATGTAATAGCAGTGCGTTTACCGACTGGATTGAAGGGCAAGAAATGCACCTCAGTGATTCCGGCTCTTGCCTAGAATGAAATTAAGCCACTTAGTACTATGCTTCTTATTTAAGTTTCAAACACAAGAATAATATAAAAGAATGTAAGTTTGAAAAACCATAATTCTCAGTACCTCCTTGGGATCACCCAACATATTAACGATTGAAGCATCAATGGCATCTTGGTTTTCAACCCTAGAAGCCCTGGCAGCAGCCAAGAGAAGACCATCCTTGTCTACGCCATTAACAAACACCTGCATTTACAAACAACCTTGATCAAAAGTTCAAAACAAAAGAACCTTTTTTTATGACAGTATAAACTTTTCGATTGGTTATTAACCTCAATCAAGTTTTTGTCAACAGAGAGTTTGTTAAGTGTGAGAGTTCCGGTCTTGTCACTGCAGAGAACATCCATCCCAGCCATTTCTTCAATAGCTGTCATCCTCTTGGTAATAGCTCCTTGCTGAGACAAACGGTGAGAGCCAATAGCCATTGTCACGGACAAAACCGTTGGCATGGCGATTGGGATACCTCCGATGAGAAGAACCAACAAATTGTCAATACCTTCTCTATATGGCCTTTCTTGAATGGGGTACATCACAATAATCTCAATCAACATTCCTATTGCAATGGAGCAGATACAGAAGTTTCCGATCGATGTCAACACCTAATAGAATCCAAACATTAGTCCATATAATCCAAAGTTAAACACTTTGTTTATGAAACTAAAAAACTCAAAAGTGTACCTTTTGGAAGTGACCAACATTGTTGGTGCTATCCACAAGGTGAGCAGCCTTTCCGAAGAAAGTGTGGACACCAGTGGCAATGACAATAGCCTCAATCTCACCTTGTTTGCAGGTTGAACCAGAGAAGACTTCATCACCAGGGTTCTTGGTAACCGGAAGTGACTCACCAGTAAGTGCAGATTGGTCAATCTTAAGAGCATCTCCTTCCAAGAGACGAGCATCAGCCGGAACAATATCTCCCAACTTGATGCTCACCAAATCTCCTGGCACCAAAATCGCCGCCTCTTGCTCAGTCCATTTTCCATCCCTCAACACCTACAATTTTGTTAACGTATTTATTCATGTTAGAATGATAAAATTTGATCGTTCAGTTCGGCCAAATTTGCCTACGTCTTATGCTACATAATGGCTGCAATGCATATTGATTGATTACCTTGGTTTTAGGTGCAAGACCGGCCATCAAAGCTGCTGCGGCGTTACCTGCATTGTTTTCTTCAATGAAACTAATGGTTGAGTTGATGATAAGCAACACAACAATACCAACGAAATCTTGCCAATCCGCTGGCTTGCCCTATTATATATACAAAAAGTTCTTTGTTAGATAATAACTTTATCGTCGTGAGTTCTGAAGACCAACTCGCGTAAATTTTTTCTatcaaaaaaatgaaataaattgtaCTTACCCCTCCATTGGCCAATCCAATGGCCATAAGAGCAGCAACCTCCATAACCCATGATAACGGATTCCACATGAAACCCAAGAACTTAAGGAACTTGCTTTCTGTTTTCTCTTCTAATTTATTAGGACCAAATATTACTAGCCTACTCTCTCCCTCAGCTGATGTTAGACCTTCTTTGCTACATTTTAGCTGCTTGAAGACTTCCTCAATTGGAATATTTTCCTGCACATACACATATATTTACACAACGTAACTAAATCGtcatcaaaaagaaaaataaattatcatGCGAATGCATGACTCAGATCATGGTTTTAAAATACGGCTGCAGTTATCTTACCAAATCAACATTCTCTTTCTTGAGGTCTTCAAAAAGATTATCAGACGACATTATATGAATGCTATAAAATCCGTCTTCTTCCTAATAAAATTTTACTTTCAAAAAGAGCTCAAGACGAGCTCCACCTTCCTTAGGGCTCCCAATAGAGAGGCCCGGAGAAGGGTGGAACAAATCAAAAAGTAAAGTTTCTGATGTTGGAAGAGGACAGTATTCCAAGGCCATCACGAGGCTCTTCTTTTATAGTAGGTAATGCATGGTTGTGTTGTGAGATTAAGATACTATTATTAGCAACCATTGATTGATCCGTTTCCTAGGGAATGTTTGTGGCATGTTTTTTTGTGGCACACCAAAGTACACGGATCTTGCAAAATGTTTCTTTCTTATTATAGTTAATATATGATGCTATATTtgttgttgctttttttttttccatGTCAAGTTGCACAAATATATAGCCTATACTTGTGCAACAAATCAGAACCATTCTCTTCATCTATATGTTACCTAAGAACTAAGGTACAACTCACCAGCCTTATGAAAAATCGTTCTAGTCCCTCTTAGTTTTGGAATAACAAGTCACCACTTCTAGACTTTGAAAATTATTattctttcctgttctttttatttatttattataagttgttttttatttttcccaCCTAGTAAGAAGTGTTAATCTTAtatgaaaaagataaattattattttttaaataaaattgtcTTTTATTAATTGATAGTATTGAAAAGAATCATGCTTATGTTAGTTTCATAATGCTTAATGGTTCCCAAGCTCTATTAAATGAGAGAGTTGAATTAGGCAGTCAACAGACAATATAAAATTTTGTCAAATCTCTATGACATGTATCAACTACAAAGTAAAGTAAATGCTAAGTCGTTGCCCGTAAGCAACAAATTGTATGGTTCGAGTACAATGTCAAAAGAGTAAGGGTCGTTGCAGCGCCGCCTGGATGCAGTGAAAAATAAGCAAGAGTTCTCGCATTTTCGTGAACGAGTGGGAATAACGAAGTTAGTTCATGAGAGTAGGATTTATTTTGGATGATCGAATATAAACACGTGTACTGAAAAATCTATGGAAATAATGGACACATGATTAGGAGGAAAATCAATTTTATGCCtacaagaaaaagtgaaaatacaaAAGAATTAGACAAATCAGAATTTAAACCTTAGTACATTGAAAAAGTTAATCGAGAAATGGATTGGGAATTATTATGGACAAAGAGTGGAAGAGTGATATTGTGGATGTGAATAGAATAAGAGATTGAATCAGGACCTTAAAATTTATAATGGATCAAGACACCTTTAATGTTATTAGTGCTTATGCACCTCAAATTGGGTTAGTAAAACACCTTAAGGTAAATCTTTTCAAGGATTTAGAAGGATTACTTTAGGATATATCCCAAGGAGAGAAGCTTTTTATATGAGGGGATTTAAATGGACATGTAGGGAGCGTAACAAGAGATTTTGAGAGCATGCATAAGAGGTATGGTCTCGCGAGGTAAATGCGGAGAGCAAATCCTCACTACAACAAATAGTAGATTTTGTAACAAACTTTTAGCTCGGCCAGTTAATCCACTGAGGTAAATTCTATTCTATTAGgtgtttttctttcattttaacttTTAAGGAACTTTTCACCTCAGTCATCTTTAACAAATATGGGAAAATGTCTCTCATGGACACACTTCAAATCTCAACATCAACAACAGTtttgttttattcattttaagCCATTTTTTCCCTTGGTCAGTTTTAACACCCGTGGAACAAATGACTTATAttgcaaaaaaagaaaagaaaaggaaacgCCACAATGTATTGTTCCCATTCCAATTTTTTACCATTCCTAATTTTATTTTAGGATTGATATATCTTCTCAATGTTTTACTatcttgaaaattttcaaaataatgatTAATGTTAAGAATATTATTTACTAGATAAAGTGAAACTTTACATTGGTCttcaaaccaatttttttaagaTACTGTTTCAGCATCTTCAAAGTCAGTTATACTACAACAATAACACAATAAGAAATGATGTTTTCGAATTTAGTTTATGGATAAAATTATGTTTTTGAGTTTAGTTTAGGAGAGAAATAGAGTTTCATCAATGAAAGATGAAGTTTAAAGGTGGAAtgagttagttttttttttttttggggggggggggggggggggggataaATAGAGTTTGGTCAATGGAAGATGAAATTTGGAGGTGGAATGAGTTAGGTTTAGGGAAAGGTGAATGAACATATAGATTTTATAGACAAAATTATCTAACCTTTTCCCAAGGTTGGTAAAATGGACCGAGGTGAAAAGTCGTTTCAGTCCTTTTTTCATTTTAAAGTAAAACAAATCACCTTTCCCCATGGTTGATAAAAGTGACTTTCATTAAAAGTTGTCTCACTTAAAACAAATTACATATATAAACAAAATTGTAGTTTATTTCCTTTCAAAACTGAACAACTCCCTAGTGAAATCCCATCTCCAAAAACTTACGAAGCACCATTTATTTACTAGTCTTCATCATATCTTCTCCAACTCATACGAATCAAGGAAAGAAAATACGAAactctttttttttacttttgcatCACATTTATAATACTTGAAACATTTACACCATTTATGTtaaaatattgttgttgttgttgataccctaAACCTTAGAGATataatattattgttgttattgataTTGAagtttttatgttgttgttgttgagacccTAAACCCTTGAGgtttaattgttgttgttgttgttgaaattgagattgaaatttttatattgttgttgttggtaagatGAGATTAAAGGTTTTATGTCGTTGTTTTTGTTAAGATAAGTTAAAAGTTTAATGTTATGTATTGTTGTTATTAAGATTTTAgattttatgttgttgtttagattgaGATTAAATCTGATTTGTTGTCGTTATTAAGATTGAAGATTTTATGTTTCTATTTTTGTTGAGATAAATAAAaagtttattattgttgttgttttctttgataAGTAAAAGTTGTATTGTTGTTGTAGTTATTGATATTTAAGggtttatgttgttgtttttgttgtgatAAGTAAAGGTTTAGGGCCCGTTTGTTACGCACGATAAGAGACGTGATAGAATATTTGTATCATATTCTATCTCAATACAGTGTTTAATGACACAACAAGATatgataaattaattatgaaacttATCATATTCTGGAtcactagttcaaattgttatccAGAATGTGAGCTGGGTTAAAATCCGGtaagtaggggtgggaataggctgggtcgagctaggctttgccaagtctACGCTTGACCTGCCAAAAAAATCAAAGCCTAAACCTAGCATGTAGTCTgtcataggcttatttttaggTCTGAGTTTGACCTTTTTGAATGTCTAATTAGCCTATTAGCCTACCTAAAAACCTATTTCctttagacatatgtaaatacATAATTCAAATAATGTTTAAACATACTAACAAACTAAAAGACCAATGAGACTAGAAGTTTATTTGCATTGAGTTATATTAACTTATTAGCACAAGTTTTGTGCGATTAttacaacttatgacattgttcataaggtgttttcatcttattttcataagttctccaAGATGActaagttttatttatgtattttaattcaaagtacaaaatataacataatgataataaaaaaatattcatattcatttaaataggtcggcctgATAGACTTAAGAGACTTTTTTATGGCTTGAGGCCTAgccatttaactaaataggcttataaaaaatcctaggtcttttctatttaaaaaaaaaatctgacCTGACCTAGGCCTGTGTACGCTAGaccgtaggcccctgttagtcggtcTGACCTATTCCCACCCATACCGACAAGATaggataagaaaataatttactaatttacccctataaaatattaaatatgacaaaatataaataaacattaatttgatattggattaaaaatattaataaaaatattttttaaaaaaatatgtatgatTGTCATAAGGGTAATATTTTAactttatataatattaaaaattaaacataataaattagaatatttaaaaataaaataattattaaaattttaaaaatatgaatactaattttattttttataaaattaaatatattttcttgcAAGGATAATTTTGTCATTTTCATATTATATATACATAGTTTTATTTTGCatatataacatatataataaaattcatGATCTTTTCAAGAAAAACTGAAATTATTTACTCAGTAGTCTCAAtgagtatttttttaattagagaaaattattaatttttttactagtttataaattttaaaatattttaaaaaataatttggaaAAAATGTAATTATTTTATAAGGGTATATATATACTACTCTGTCCCATATTATAAGCAAGTTTTAccttttagattcattgaataattaatgtatctagtctagaccatatacattaattattcaattaatctaAAAAGTGAAACTTGCTTATATATATTCGATATCAtgtgtgaaccaaacatattataGGATAATTCTTATCCTGTCTATATCATATCCTATATTTATCTTACTTTATATCATATTATGTCTCTATCATATTCTGCGCACTAAACGGACTCTtaatgttgttattattattcaaactatttgtcctttagggtttgttgttgttcttgttgttgtgttgttgttattgagatgacttaactttttatatttaatgtaGGGAGAAGAATAAAATCCTTATAAGTTAGTGCTATTAATGGTTGGTCTTGCGTCACAAAGTACATGGTTGTTATTTCTAGgggaattgtttatttgaatgaTAAGATAATTTATTAGATTTGTGCAAATTTTGTATCTTCTTCACTTTAATGTATTCTTGATATTTTgggtttaacaaaataaaattgtttttttattaatataggaATATCATAAAAGCATAATCATTTGTTTAGCAAAGAAATAAATTGCATCATCTAGTGAAATTGCAATCCAAAATTAAAATGGTGAAGGGTAAGAATTTGGAAAGGAAATATCAAGTTATGTTACTGCAACACAACTTGGAAACTTTATGTTGTGTTGCTTCAATACAACTATATGTTTCCTTTTCAAATTCTTACCACTAACCATTTTATTTTCGGATAGCAATTCTTCCCTAAATGATGTCATTTCTTCTTTGTTGAACAAATTGTTATGTTTTTAAGATAAACCTATATTAATTAAAGGGCTAAATATGTCTGTATCCctataaataactaaaaattcaattttagtctctataaaactTCCTTAAAAGAATTTTCCTCCTAAAATTTTCCGTCTACAATTTTATTCTCTATCGTCTATTCAGTCTAACAGAAGTTGTCGTGGCGTGCCATGTCGCACACCACATCACTTAAAGTCAACATGATAGGTGAAACGAGTTAGATTGCAGGGGTTACAAACCTCCCTAAACTGACTAAAAACACAATAAGAAACCGTATCCAATAATCACTCTCAAGCCAACCCAAATTTATGATCCAGAGAATCCTTTTCCACCGTTCATTTTTGCACCCCATATGTTTGTGTTATTGTCTGGCCTAAATTTATTCTCTCTTCTAGGACTTAAAGGTGCATTTTGAAATGTTATTGTTATTTCTTTCAAGAACTTGTTCCTAAGCTTACTATGTTTCTCTTTCTCCATAGTAAATTCGAGTATTATTGTACAAGCATACATTTTAGAATACTTTGAATGTGAATGGAAAGGTTCTTTTCAGTGTCACCATGAATTCCTCTTTTTGCATGTCTTGGTTTACACGTGAACATGACTTgttcgatgaaatgcctcaaaggaATGAAATTTCGTTGGGCACCGTGATAGTGTGTTATAGCCATGATTGCTCCAACAAAAGCAATGTTTTAACTCAAGAATGTTGGGTATGAATGGTTTGAATTTTTCCACATCAACCGATTTTCTGTTGGAATATTATGGATTCTAGACAAGTTTTGGCGCCATTGAGCTTTAATATTCTCTCATAGTTTCAGATTTAAGAGAAGAGATAAAAGCGAGAAAATGTGTTTAGCTCTAATAATATGAAAGTATAGTTGACATAATGTATAGTTATaagttacaacctaaattttctaattatatttataattaggtCAACTACTACTACTACACCATTACTAATGGTACAAGCCTACGACTAACTCAGTACTGCCA
This Vicia villosa cultivar HV-30 ecotype Madison, WI unplaced genomic scaffold, Vvil1.0 ctg.001063F_1_1, whole genome shotgun sequence DNA region includes the following protein-coding sequences:
- the LOC131633048 gene encoding ATPase 8, plasma membrane-type-like isoform X1, which translates into the protein MSSDNLFEDLKKENVDLENIPIEEVFKQLKCSKEGLTSAEGESRLVIFGPNKLEEKTESKFLKFLGFMWNPLSWVMEVAALMAIGLANGGGKPADWQDFVGIVVLLIINSTISFIEENNAGNAAAALMAGLAPKTKVLRDGKWTEQEAAILVPGDLVSIKLGDIVPADARLLEGDALKIDQSALTGESLPVTKNPGDEVFSGSTCKQGEIEAIVIATGVHTFFGKAAHLVDSTNNVGHFQKVLTSIGNFCICSIAIGMLIEIIVMYPIQERPYREGIDNLLVLLIGGIPIAMPTVLSVTMAIGSHRLSQQGAITKRMTAIEEMAGMDVLCSDKTGTLTLNKLSVDKNLIEVFVNGVDKDGLLLAAARASRVENQDAIDASIVNMLGDPKEARAGITEVHFLPFNPVGKRTAITYIDGEGNWHRCSKGAPEQIIELCELKGETLKKAHKIIDQFAERGLRSLAVSRQTVSEKTKESEGDAWEFLGLMPLFDPPRHDSAETIRRALDLGVNVKMITGDQLAIGKETGRRLGMGTNMYPSSSLLGDNKDPAIASIPIDDLIEKADGFAGVFPEHKYEIVKRLQDRKHICGMTGDGVNDAPALKKADIGIAVADATDAARSASDIVLTEPGLSVIVSAVLTSRAIFQRMKNYTIYAVSITIRIVFGFMLVALIWKFDFSPFMVLIIAILNDGTIMTISKDRVKPSPVPDSWKLKEIFATGIVLGSYMAIITVVFFYLVHDTDFFTVSNSTSSKFNTVVLAYKNCFIVSSRFLFQRVFGVKPIGDSNGHLNSALYLQVSIISQALIFVTRSRSWSYVERPGFLLLAAFFAAQLVATVIAVYAHWGFARINGIGWGWAGAIWIFSIVTYIPLDILKFMIRLGLSGRAWDNMLDNKTAFTTKKDYGKGEREAQWALAQRTLHGLKVPESHMNNNNHHEQSSDMAEQAKRRAEAARLKELHTLKGHVESVVKLKGLDIDTIQQHYTL
- the LOC131633048 gene encoding ATPase 8, plasma membrane-type-like isoform X2 — protein: MSSDNLFEDLKKENVDLENIPIEEVFKQLKCSKEGLTSAEGESRLVIFGPNKLEEKTESKFLKFLGFMWNPLSWVMEVAALMAIGLANGGGKPADWQDFVGIVVLLIINSTISFIEENNAGNAAAALMAGLAPKTKVLRDGKWTEQEAAILVPGDLVSIKLGDIVPADARLLEGDALKIDQSALTGESLPVTKNPGDEVFSGSTCKQGEIEAIVIATGVHTFFGKAAHLVDSTNNVGHFQKVLTSIGNFCICSIAIGMLIEIIVMYPIQERPYREGIDNLLVLLIGGIPIAMPTVLSVTMAIGSHRLSQQGAITKRMTAIEEMAGMDVLCSDKTGTLTLNKLSVDKNLIEVFVNGVDKDGLLLAAARASRVENQDAIDASIVNMLGDPKEARAGITEVHFLPFNPVGKRTAITYIDGEGNWHRCSKGAPEQIIELCELKGETLKKAHKIIDQFAERGLRSLAVSRQTVSEKTKESEGDAWEFLGLMPLFDPPRHDSAETIRRALDLGVNVKMITGDQLAIGKETGRRLGMGTNMYPSSSLLGDNKDPAIASIPIDDLIEKADGFAGVFPEHKYEIVKRLQDRKHICGMTGDGVNDAPALKKADIGIAVADATDAARSASDIVLTEPGLSVIVSAVLTSRAIFQRMKNYTIYAVSITIRIVFGFMLVALIWKFDFSPFMVLIIAILNDGTIMTISKDRVKPSPVPDSWKLKEIFATGIVLGSYMAIITVVFFYLVHDTDFFTRVFGVKPIGDSNGHLNSALYLQVSIISQALIFVTRSRSWSYVERPGFLLLAAFFAAQLVATVIAVYAHWGFARINGIGWGWAGAIWIFSIVTYIPLDILKFMIRLGLSGRAWDNMLDNKTAFTTKKDYGKGEREAQWALAQRTLHGLKVPESHMNNNNHHEQSSDMAEQAKRRAEAARLKELHTLKGHVESVVKLKGLDIDTIQQHYTL